One Lycium barbarum isolate Lr01 chromosome 5, ASM1917538v2, whole genome shotgun sequence genomic window carries:
- the LOC132640127 gene encoding ubiquitin C-terminal hydrolase 12-like isoform X2: MSLITPPPIDIRLKKEQEETEIKRIAVLKARLYRIIKVARDEDLGEQIGKEIYFDLVNYDKVHTFSILKCMPFIQFKKEVAKAFGIPVQFQRYWLWGKRKNHTYRPDRALTAQEEIQSVGQLREVSNENAELNLFLEDLRPFPPPDETKDDILLFLKLYDPLIEKIRYVGRLSVKGSGKPLEILSKLKELAGFSPDEEIELFEELQFEPNVMCEHIDSNMSFHFSGLLDGDIICFQKSVRNQCSEQYCFPEVPSFLEYVRNRQEQKEQKGKEKAEACLYTMIKVARDEDLGEQIGKEIYLDLVDHDKVSTFCIQNQMPFTQFKEEVAKAFGIPVQFQRYWLWAKRQNHTYRPDRALTAQEEIQSVGELREVSNKWNNAELKLFLEVELCLDLRPLYPPGKMIREEILLFFKLYDPLKEKIRYVGRLFVKGSGKPLEILAKLNELAGFSPDEEIELFEEIRFEPNVMCEHIDKKLSFRGCHLEDGDIICFQKSLRNQGNEQYRFPEVPSFLKYVHNNRQVIDRSARA; encoded by the exons ATGTCTCTCATCACTCCTCCACCGATAGAT ATAAGACTGAAGAAAGAGCAAGAAGAAACGGAAATAAAGAGAATAGCGGTATTAAAGGCTCGTCTCTACAGAATCATCAAG GTAGCTCGTGATGAAGACCTCGGTGAACAAATTGGAAAGGAGATTTATTTTGATCTTGTGAATTATGATAAAGTGCATACATTTAGTATTCTGAAATGTATGCCATTTATTCAATTCAAG AAGGAAGTTGCTAAGGCATTTGGTATACCGGTGCAATTTCAACGTTACTGGCTATGGGGAAAACGCAAGAACCACACATATCGGCCTGATCGTGCATTGACAGCTCAAGAGGAAATTCAATCC GTTGGCCAACTCAGAGAGGTATCAAATGAAAATGCTGAGCTAAATCTGTTTCTGGAG GATTTGCGACCTTTTCCTCCACCAGATGAAACCAAGGATGATAtccttctatttttaaaactttATGACCCTTTGATAGAGAAGATAAG GTATGTTGGACGGCTATCTGTAAAAGGAAGTGGCAAGCCGCTGGAGATATTATCAAAGCTAAAAGAGTTGGCTGGCTTTTCGCCTGATGAAGAAATTGAACTTTTTGAG GAATTACAATTTGAACCCAATGTGATGTGTGAACACATCGACAGTAATATGAGTTTCCATTTCTCTGGG CTACTAGATGGGGACATAATTTGCTTTCAGAAATCCGTTCGAAATCAATGCAGTGAACAATATTGCTTTCCTGAGGTTCCGTCATTTTTGGAGTACGTGCGCAATCGCCAG GAACAAAAGGAACAAAAGGGAAAGGAGAAAGCAGAGGCTTGTCTCTACACAATGATCAAG GTAGCTCGTGATGAGGACCTCGGTGAACAAATCGGAAAGGAGATATATCTTGATCTTGTGGACCATGATAAAGTGAGTACTTTTTGTATTCAGAACCAGATGCCATTCACTCAATTCAAG GAGGAAGTTGCTAAGGCATTTGGTATACCGGTGCAATTTCAACGTTACTGGTTGTGGGCAAAACGCCAGAACCACACGTATCGGCCTGATCGTGCATTGACCGCTCAAGAGGAAATTCAATCT GTTGGTGAACTGAGAGAGGTTTCAAATAAATGGAATAATGCTGAGCTAAAACTTTTTCTGGAAGTAGAATTATGCCTG GACTTGCGACCTTTATATCCACCAGGGAAGATGATCAGAGAAGAAATCCTTCTATTTTTCAAACTTTATGACCCTCTGAAAGAGAAGATAAG GTATGTTGGAAGGCTTTTTGTAAAAGGAAGCGGCAAGCCGCTGGAGATATTAGCAAAGCTAAATGAGTTGGCTGGCTTTTCGCCTGATGAAGAAATTGAACTTTTTGAG GAAATAAGATTTGAACCAAATGTGATGTGTGAACATATTGACAAGAAGCTGAGTTTTCGCGGTTGTCAT CTAGAAGATGGGGATATTATTTGCTTTCAGAAATCCCTTCGAAATCAAGGCAATGAACAATATCGCTTTCCAGAGGTTCCTTCATTTTTGAAGTATGTCCACAATAATCGCCAG GTCATTGATAGATCGGCTAGGGCCTAG
- the LOC132640127 gene encoding ubiquitin C-terminal hydrolase 12-like isoform X1, translating to MSLITPPPIDIRLKKEQEETEIKRIAVLKARLYRIIKVARDEDLGEQIGKEIYFDLVNYDKVHTFSILKCMPFIQFKKEVAKAFGIPVQFQRYWLWGKRKNHTYRPDRALTAQEEIQSVGQLREVSNENAELNLFLEVELCLDLRPFPPPDETKDDILLFLKLYDPLIEKIRYVGRLSVKGSGKPLEILSKLKELAGFSPDEEIELFEELQFEPNVMCEHIDSNMSFHFSGLLDGDIICFQKSVRNQCSEQYCFPEVPSFLEYVRNRQEQKEQKGKEKAEACLYTMIKVARDEDLGEQIGKEIYLDLVDHDKVSTFCIQNQMPFTQFKEEVAKAFGIPVQFQRYWLWAKRQNHTYRPDRALTAQEEIQSVGELREVSNKWNNAELKLFLEVELCLDLRPLYPPGKMIREEILLFFKLYDPLKEKIRYVGRLFVKGSGKPLEILAKLNELAGFSPDEEIELFEEIRFEPNVMCEHIDKKLSFRGCHLEDGDIICFQKSLRNQGNEQYRFPEVPSFLKYVHNNRQVIDRSARA from the exons ATGTCTCTCATCACTCCTCCACCGATAGAT ATAAGACTGAAGAAAGAGCAAGAAGAAACGGAAATAAAGAGAATAGCGGTATTAAAGGCTCGTCTCTACAGAATCATCAAG GTAGCTCGTGATGAAGACCTCGGTGAACAAATTGGAAAGGAGATTTATTTTGATCTTGTGAATTATGATAAAGTGCATACATTTAGTATTCTGAAATGTATGCCATTTATTCAATTCAAG AAGGAAGTTGCTAAGGCATTTGGTATACCGGTGCAATTTCAACGTTACTGGCTATGGGGAAAACGCAAGAACCACACATATCGGCCTGATCGTGCATTGACAGCTCAAGAGGAAATTCAATCC GTTGGCCAACTCAGAGAGGTATCAAATGAAAATGCTGAGCTAAATCTGTTTCTGGAGGTAGAATTATGTCTG GATTTGCGACCTTTTCCTCCACCAGATGAAACCAAGGATGATAtccttctatttttaaaactttATGACCCTTTGATAGAGAAGATAAG GTATGTTGGACGGCTATCTGTAAAAGGAAGTGGCAAGCCGCTGGAGATATTATCAAAGCTAAAAGAGTTGGCTGGCTTTTCGCCTGATGAAGAAATTGAACTTTTTGAG GAATTACAATTTGAACCCAATGTGATGTGTGAACACATCGACAGTAATATGAGTTTCCATTTCTCTGGG CTACTAGATGGGGACATAATTTGCTTTCAGAAATCCGTTCGAAATCAATGCAGTGAACAATATTGCTTTCCTGAGGTTCCGTCATTTTTGGAGTACGTGCGCAATCGCCAG GAACAAAAGGAACAAAAGGGAAAGGAGAAAGCAGAGGCTTGTCTCTACACAATGATCAAG GTAGCTCGTGATGAGGACCTCGGTGAACAAATCGGAAAGGAGATATATCTTGATCTTGTGGACCATGATAAAGTGAGTACTTTTTGTATTCAGAACCAGATGCCATTCACTCAATTCAAG GAGGAAGTTGCTAAGGCATTTGGTATACCGGTGCAATTTCAACGTTACTGGTTGTGGGCAAAACGCCAGAACCACACGTATCGGCCTGATCGTGCATTGACCGCTCAAGAGGAAATTCAATCT GTTGGTGAACTGAGAGAGGTTTCAAATAAATGGAATAATGCTGAGCTAAAACTTTTTCTGGAAGTAGAATTATGCCTG GACTTGCGACCTTTATATCCACCAGGGAAGATGATCAGAGAAGAAATCCTTCTATTTTTCAAACTTTATGACCCTCTGAAAGAGAAGATAAG GTATGTTGGAAGGCTTTTTGTAAAAGGAAGCGGCAAGCCGCTGGAGATATTAGCAAAGCTAAATGAGTTGGCTGGCTTTTCGCCTGATGAAGAAATTGAACTTTTTGAG GAAATAAGATTTGAACCAAATGTGATGTGTGAACATATTGACAAGAAGCTGAGTTTTCGCGGTTGTCAT CTAGAAGATGGGGATATTATTTGCTTTCAGAAATCCCTTCGAAATCAAGGCAATGAACAATATCGCTTTCCAGAGGTTCCTTCATTTTTGAAGTATGTCCACAATAATCGCCAG GTCATTGATAGATCGGCTAGGGCCTAG
- the LOC132640127 gene encoding ubiquitin C-terminal hydrolase 12-like isoform X3 — translation MSLITPPPIDIRLKKEQEETEIKRIAVLKARLYRIIKVARDEDLGEQIGKEIYFDLVNYDKVHTFSILKCMPFIQFKKEVAKAFGIPVQFQRYWLWGKRKNHTYRPDRALTAQEEIQSVGQLREVSNENAELNLFLEVELCLDLRPFPPPDETKDDILLFLKLYDPLIEKIRYVGRLSVKGSGKPLEILSKLKELAGFSPDEEIELFEELQFEPNVMCEHIDSNMSFHFSGLLDGDIICFQKSVRNQCSEQYCFPEVPSFLEYVRNRQEQKEQKGKEKAEACLYTMIKVARDEDLGEQIGKEIYLDLVDHDKVSTFCIQNQMPFTQFKEEVAKAFGIPVQFQRYWLWAKRQNHTYRPDRALTAQEEIQSVGELREVSNKWNNAELKLFLEVELCLDLRPLYPPGKMIREEILLFFKLYDPLKEKIRFCYSQEIRFEPNVMCEHIDKKLSFRGCHLEDGDIICFQKSLRNQGNEQYRFPEVPSFLKYVHNNRQVIDRSARA, via the exons ATGTCTCTCATCACTCCTCCACCGATAGAT ATAAGACTGAAGAAAGAGCAAGAAGAAACGGAAATAAAGAGAATAGCGGTATTAAAGGCTCGTCTCTACAGAATCATCAAG GTAGCTCGTGATGAAGACCTCGGTGAACAAATTGGAAAGGAGATTTATTTTGATCTTGTGAATTATGATAAAGTGCATACATTTAGTATTCTGAAATGTATGCCATTTATTCAATTCAAG AAGGAAGTTGCTAAGGCATTTGGTATACCGGTGCAATTTCAACGTTACTGGCTATGGGGAAAACGCAAGAACCACACATATCGGCCTGATCGTGCATTGACAGCTCAAGAGGAAATTCAATCC GTTGGCCAACTCAGAGAGGTATCAAATGAAAATGCTGAGCTAAATCTGTTTCTGGAGGTAGAATTATGTCTG GATTTGCGACCTTTTCCTCCACCAGATGAAACCAAGGATGATAtccttctatttttaaaactttATGACCCTTTGATAGAGAAGATAAG GTATGTTGGACGGCTATCTGTAAAAGGAAGTGGCAAGCCGCTGGAGATATTATCAAAGCTAAAAGAGTTGGCTGGCTTTTCGCCTGATGAAGAAATTGAACTTTTTGAG GAATTACAATTTGAACCCAATGTGATGTGTGAACACATCGACAGTAATATGAGTTTCCATTTCTCTGGG CTACTAGATGGGGACATAATTTGCTTTCAGAAATCCGTTCGAAATCAATGCAGTGAACAATATTGCTTTCCTGAGGTTCCGTCATTTTTGGAGTACGTGCGCAATCGCCAG GAACAAAAGGAACAAAAGGGAAAGGAGAAAGCAGAGGCTTGTCTCTACACAATGATCAAG GTAGCTCGTGATGAGGACCTCGGTGAACAAATCGGAAAGGAGATATATCTTGATCTTGTGGACCATGATAAAGTGAGTACTTTTTGTATTCAGAACCAGATGCCATTCACTCAATTCAAG GAGGAAGTTGCTAAGGCATTTGGTATACCGGTGCAATTTCAACGTTACTGGTTGTGGGCAAAACGCCAGAACCACACGTATCGGCCTGATCGTGCATTGACCGCTCAAGAGGAAATTCAATCT GTTGGTGAACTGAGAGAGGTTTCAAATAAATGGAATAATGCTGAGCTAAAACTTTTTCTGGAAGTAGAATTATGCCTG GACTTGCGACCTTTATATCCACCAGGGAAGATGATCAGAGAAGAAATCCTTCTATTTTTCAAACTTTATGACCCTCTGAAAGAGAAGATAAG GTTTTGCTATTCGCAGGAAATAAGATTTGAACCAAATGTGATGTGTGAACATATTGACAAGAAGCTGAGTTTTCGCGGTTGTCAT CTAGAAGATGGGGATATTATTTGCTTTCAGAAATCCCTTCGAAATCAAGGCAATGAACAATATCGCTTTCCAGAGGTTCCTTCATTTTTGAAGTATGTCCACAATAATCGCCAG GTCATTGATAGATCGGCTAGGGCCTAG